Proteins encoded by one window of Methylosinus sp. PW1:
- the ruvC gene encoding crossover junction endodeoxyribonuclease RuvC, which produces MTEETIRILGIDPGLRNTGWGLVEASRGSRLSFVACGSLHSDGDASMGERLAQLQRGLARIIEEHAPHEAAIEETFVNRDPQSALKLGQARGVALAAPALAGLEVAEYAANVVKKTVVGNGHADKEQIAMMVRVLLPLSRAESPDAADALAVAICHAHHRAGRIAARKLAAGAR; this is translated from the coding sequence ATGACGGAAGAGACGATTCGCATTCTCGGCATAGACCCGGGCCTTCGCAACACGGGCTGGGGGCTCGTCGAGGCGTCGCGCGGCTCGCGGCTCTCTTTTGTCGCTTGCGGCTCGCTGCATTCGGACGGCGACGCCTCCATGGGCGAGCGGCTGGCGCAATTGCAGCGCGGGCTCGCGCGCATCATAGAGGAGCATGCGCCGCATGAGGCGGCGATCGAGGAGACTTTCGTCAATCGCGATCCGCAATCGGCGCTGAAGCTCGGACAGGCGCGCGGCGTCGCGCTGGCGGCGCCGGCGCTCGCCGGGCTCGAGGTGGCGGAATACGCCGCCAATGTCGTCAAGAAGACCGTGGTCGGCAATGGCCACGCCGATAAGGAGCAGATCGCCATGATGGTGCGCGTGCTGCTGCCGCTGAGCCGGGCCGAGAGTCCCGACGCCGCCGATGCGCTGGCCGTCGCCATCTGCCACGCCCATCATCGCGCCGGCCGCATCGCCGCGCGCAAGCTCGCCGCGGGGGCGAGATGA
- a CDS encoding flagellar export protein FliJ codes for MKSRDALVRLKRFHAEECRRRVAQLQTMIAEFTRMTGDLDREIAHEEQRANITDPNHFAYPTYAQAARTRRDNLLRSVADLKDQLVEAETHMKDAAEELGKAQGQEARDRGGDRIIDLVAERRV; via the coding sequence ATGAAGTCGCGAGATGCCTTGGTTCGGCTGAAACGTTTTCACGCCGAAGAGTGCCGGCGCCGCGTGGCGCAGCTGCAGACGATGATCGCCGAATTCACCCGCATGACGGGCGATCTCGATCGCGAGATCGCTCATGAGGAGCAGCGGGCCAATATCACCGACCCCAATCACTTCGCCTATCCGACCTATGCTCAGGCTGCGCGCACCCGTCGCGACAATCTCCTGCGCTCGGTTGCCGATCTCAAGGACCAGCTGGTCGAGGCGGAGACGCATATGAAGGATGCGGCCGAGGAGCTGGGCAAGGCGCAGGGCCAGGAAGCCCGCGACCGCGGCGGCGATCGCATCATCGATCTCGTCGCCGAGCGGCGCGTCTGA
- the pqqE gene encoding pyrroloquinoline quinone biosynthesis protein PqqE has translation MSEARFIVAPESKPAFTRYSRLHEDVVRKRKVILAPERAYELDPIGLAVLGHVDGLASVAEISQRLAQSYSAPVEVIQTDVVKLLQDLADKRLLRDGPDAFSPPPLSQTAKSYAPFERGPAGLLAELTHRCPLQCPYCSNPLDLERANTELTSGEWGDVFRQAASIGALQLHLSGGEPTIRRDLEEILAHAVDAGLYTNLVTSAVLLTRERLAHLAEIGLDHVQVSVQDVVPESSDHISGYEGGVAKKRDVARWARELGLGLTINAPIHRQNIDHLPQIIDFAVEVGAQRLEVAHIQYYAWAEANRAALIPTREKFLATVGIVEEAKKRLQGVLNFDFVIHDHYASRPKACTGGWGRSIMVVTPSGKALPCHAAQTLPGLSFDNVRDRPLGEIWRDGAAFQAFRGEEWMQEPCRSCDKRGVDYGGCRCQALAVTGDAAATDPACHRSAHHEEFAALGQNESLLPAPPFVYRRLGGAERKEKALDQQPA, from the coding sequence ATGAGCGAAGCGCGTTTCATTGTGGCGCCGGAGTCGAAGCCGGCCTTCACGCGCTATTCGCGCCTGCACGAGGATGTCGTGCGCAAGCGCAAGGTGATCCTCGCGCCGGAACGCGCCTATGAGCTGGACCCGATCGGCCTCGCCGTGCTCGGCCATGTCGATGGCCTCGCCAGCGTCGCCGAGATTTCGCAACGTCTCGCGCAGAGCTATTCGGCGCCGGTCGAGGTGATCCAGACGGATGTGGTGAAGCTGCTGCAAGACCTCGCCGACAAGCGCCTGCTGCGCGACGGGCCGGACGCATTCTCCCCCCCTCCCCTGTCGCAGACGGCGAAATCCTATGCGCCCTTCGAGCGCGGCCCGGCGGGGCTGCTCGCCGAGCTGACGCATCGCTGTCCGCTCCAGTGCCCCTATTGCTCCAATCCGCTCGATCTCGAGCGCGCCAATACGGAACTCACTTCCGGCGAATGGGGCGATGTGTTCCGACAGGCGGCCTCCATCGGCGCGCTGCAATTGCATCTCTCCGGCGGCGAGCCGACCATTCGCCGCGATCTCGAAGAGATACTCGCCCACGCCGTCGACGCCGGCCTCTACACAAATCTCGTGACCTCGGCCGTGCTGCTGACGCGCGAGCGTTTGGCGCATCTCGCCGAGATCGGCCTCGATCATGTGCAGGTCTCGGTGCAGGACGTCGTGCCGGAAAGCTCGGACCATATTTCCGGCTATGAGGGCGGCGTCGCCAAGAAGCGCGACGTCGCGCGCTGGGCGCGAGAGCTCGGCCTCGGGCTCACCATCAATGCGCCGATCCATCGCCAGAACATCGACCATCTGCCGCAGATCATCGATTTCGCGGTGGAGGTCGGGGCGCAGCGGCTCGAGGTGGCGCATATTCAATATTACGCCTGGGCGGAAGCGAACCGCGCCGCGCTGATCCCGACGCGCGAGAAATTCCTCGCCACGGTCGGCATTGTGGAAGAGGCGAAGAAGCGCCTGCAGGGCGTGCTCAATTTCGATTTCGTGATCCACGATCACTACGCCTCGCGCCCCAAGGCCTGCACGGGCGGCTGGGGCCGCAGCATCATGGTGGTGACGCCCTCCGGCAAGGCCCTGCCCTGCCACGCCGCGCAGACTCTGCCGGGCCTCTCCTTCGACAATGTGCGCGACCGCCCGCTCGGAGAAATTTGGCGCGACGGCGCGGCCTTCCAGGCCTTTCGCGGCGAGGAGTGGATGCAGGAGCCCTGCCGCAGCTGCGACAAGCGCGGAGTCGATTATGGCGGCTGCCGCTGTCAGGCGCTGGCCGTCACCGGCGACGCCGCGGCGACCGACCCCGCCTGCCATCGCTCGGCCCATCACGAGGAATTCGCCGCGCTGGGGCAGAACGAGTCGCTTCTGCCGGCGCCGCCTTTCGTCTATCGCCGCCTCGGCGGGGCGGAGCGCAAGGAGAAGGCGCTGGACCAGCAGCCGGCGTGA
- a CDS encoding cold-shock protein, with protein MATGTVKWFNAQKGYGFIQPDGDDKDVFVHISAVERAGLRDLREGQKVSFEIAQDRRTGKSSADQLKAL; from the coding sequence ATGGCGACTGGAACGGTTAAGTGGTTCAACGCCCAGAAGGGCTATGGCTTCATCCAGCCGGATGGCGACGACAAGGACGTGTTCGTCCACATCAGCGCGGTGGAGCGCGCCGGCCTGCGCGATCTGCGCGAGGGCCAGAAGGTGAGCTTCGAGATCGCGCAGGACCGCCGCACCGGCAAGTCCTCGGCGGACCAGCTCAAGGCGCTCTGA
- a CDS encoding phosphatidylserine decarboxylase, with amino-acid sequence MSILESVRKSLVPIHPEGYIFIAAFAIAALLLHWISSTLGWVGFIATGWCVYFFRDPQRLTPLREGLVVSPADGVVCSIGFFLPPAELGLGAEPMQRVSIFMSVFDVHVNRAPITGRISKVAYKPGIFLNADLDKASEDNERNGVVIDAPSGRYGVVQIAGLVARRIVCFVQDGEPIGVGDRFGLIRFGSRVDVYMPTAAKPRVAVGSRAIAGETILADVNSTAAPLSFKAG; translated from the coding sequence ATGTCGATCCTCGAATCGGTCCGCAAATCGCTCGTCCCGATCCATCCCGAAGGCTATATCTTCATCGCCGCCTTCGCCATCGCCGCCCTGCTGCTGCATTGGATTTCCTCGACGCTCGGCTGGGTGGGCTTCATCGCCACAGGCTGGTGCGTCTATTTCTTCCGCGATCCGCAGCGCCTGACGCCTTTGCGCGAGGGACTCGTCGTGTCGCCGGCGGATGGCGTCGTCTGCTCCATCGGCTTTTTCCTGCCGCCGGCCGAGCTCGGCCTCGGCGCGGAGCCGATGCAGCGCGTCTCCATCTTCATGAGCGTCTTCGACGTGCATGTGAACCGCGCGCCCATCACCGGCCGCATCTCCAAGGTCGCCTATAAGCCCGGCATCTTCCTCAACGCCGATCTCGACAAGGCGAGTGAGGACAATGAGCGCAACGGCGTCGTCATCGACGCGCCGTCGGGCCGCTATGGCGTGGTGCAGATCGCGGGCCTCGTGGCGCGGCGCATCGTCTGCTTCGTGCAGGATGGCGAGCCGATCGGCGTCGGCGACCGTTTCGGCCTCATCCGTTTCGGCTCGCGCGTCGACGTCTACATGCCGACCGCCGCCAAGCCCCGCGTCGCCGTGGGCTCGCGCGCGATAGCGGGCGAGACGATCCTCGCCGATGTGAACTCCACCGCCGCCCCTCTGAGCTTCAAGGCCGGCTGA
- the ruvA gene encoding Holliday junction branch migration protein RuvA, with the protein MIGKLKGIVDSYGEDFVIIDVHGVGYVVSCSARTLQKLAPVGEAAALSIETQVREDAIRLFGFSSEAERDWFRLLQSVQGVGSKVALAILSILSSGELASAIAGQDKAMVARASGVGPKLAARIVAELKDKAPAFAGIDPVVARLSGEEPAAAPQAAQDAISALVNLGYGRPQAAAAVAKSLEAMGEGADTGALIRRGLKELAG; encoded by the coding sequence ATGATCGGCAAGCTCAAGGGAATCGTCGATTCCTATGGCGAGGATTTCGTCATCATCGACGTGCATGGCGTCGGCTATGTGGTGAGCTGCTCGGCGCGCACGCTGCAAAAGCTCGCGCCCGTGGGCGAGGCGGCGGCGCTCTCCATAGAGACGCAGGTGCGCGAGGACGCCATACGCCTCTTCGGCTTCTCGTCGGAGGCCGAGCGCGATTGGTTCCGCCTGCTGCAGAGCGTGCAGGGAGTGGGCTCGAAAGTGGCGCTCGCTATTTTGTCCATTCTCTCGTCGGGCGAGCTGGCCTCCGCCATTGCGGGGCAGGACAAGGCGATGGTGGCGCGCGCCTCCGGCGTCGGCCCCAAGCTGGCGGCGCGCATCGTCGCCGAGCTGAAGGACAAGGCTCCGGCCTTCGCCGGGATCGATCCTGTGGTGGCGCGCCTCTCCGGCGAGGAGCCGGCGGCGGCGCCCCAGGCGGCGCAGGACGCGATTTCCGCGCTGGTCAATCTCGGCTATGGCCGCCCGCAGGCGGCCGCCGCCGTCGCCAAGAGCCTCGAGGCGATGGGGGAGGGGGCCGACACCGGCGCGCTCATCCGCCGGGGGCTGAAGGAGCTGGCGGGCTGA
- a CDS encoding DoxX family protein — MASLASPGRAQALLGLLRILTAALFLQHGTAKLFGFPHVAMFDGLKLVSLLGLAGAIEILGGLLLLLGLFTRPTAIVLVAEMVVAYVVGHAARGALPIHNGGELALVYGVVFALFALAGPGRFALDRSVHEGT, encoded by the coding sequence ATGGCTTCTCTGGCTTCGCCCGGCCGCGCGCAGGCGCTGCTGGGCCTTTTGCGGATTCTCACCGCTGCGCTGTTCCTTCAGCATGGGACGGCCAAGCTCTTCGGCTTTCCGCATGTGGCCATGTTCGACGGGCTGAAGCTCGTCTCTCTGCTCGGCCTCGCCGGGGCGATCGAGATCCTCGGCGGCCTGCTGCTGCTCCTCGGCCTCTTCACCCGGCCGACGGCCATCGTGCTCGTGGCGGAAATGGTCGTCGCCTATGTCGTCGGCCACGCCGCCCGCGGCGCTCTGCCGATCCATAATGGCGGCGAGCTGGCGCTCGTCTATGGCGTCGTCTTCGCGCTTTTCGCCCTTGCGGGTCCCGGCCGCTTCGCCCTGGATAGATCCGTTCATGAGGGGACTTGA
- a CDS encoding septal ring lytic transglycosylase RlpA family protein, giving the protein MKQWIIGAAIFAGSTATAAGQSWVGKASYYGYHGRTASGGHVGALTAAHRSLPFGSRARVTNLGNGRSVVVTINDRGPFVHGRVIDVSTHAADSLGFRSAGVARVKVERVAGE; this is encoded by the coding sequence TTGAAACAATGGATCATCGGAGCGGCGATTTTTGCAGGTTCGACAGCGACGGCGGCGGGCCAATCCTGGGTGGGGAAGGCCTCCTACTACGGCTATCATGGCCGGACGGCGAGCGGGGGCCATGTGGGGGCGCTGACGGCGGCCCATCGCAGCCTTCCTTTCGGCTCGCGCGCGCGCGTGACCAATCTCGGCAATGGCCGTTCTGTGGTCGTCACGATCAATGATCGCGGTCCTTTCGTGCATGGACGGGTGATCGACGTCTCCACCCATGCGGCGGACAGCCTCGGCTTCCGTTCGGCGGGCGTCGCGCGCGTGAAGGTGGAGCGGGTCGCGGGCGAATAG
- a CDS encoding UPF0104 family protein, whose amino-acid sequence MKKILEFVWPLVGLVAVIASFYLLYGEFRGESVGEEVWADLRAIPVSHWIAAGFCSLLAYAALAWYDRIALLHLGVKHISMVFISLCSFTTYALSHNIGASVFSGAVVRYRAYSTKGLTAGQVAVLVVLCSYTFGLGTVLLTGLLLTYQPSLLGRLSGMLPEMLTNEHTALIIGLSCLGAVALYVIGSLMHFKPIDLGKIHVMYPRPEVMIRQMFAAPLELIGAAGIIYFALPEGSGTPYIVVLGTFLLSFSAALVSHAPGGLGVFELIFIKAMPDVPRLKVLTALLVFRLLYLIVPLLFALVVVLVFERGRLAETLRGRADSEN is encoded by the coding sequence ATGAAAAAAATTTTGGAATTTGTCTGGCCTCTCGTCGGGCTGGTGGCTGTCATCGCCTCTTTCTACCTTCTCTATGGCGAATTTCGCGGGGAATCGGTCGGCGAGGAGGTCTGGGCCGATCTTCGGGCCATTCCCGTCTCCCATTGGATCGCGGCCGGCTTCTGCTCTCTGCTCGCCTATGCGGCGCTCGCCTGGTACGATCGGATCGCGCTGCTGCACCTCGGCGTGAAGCACATCTCCATGGTGTTCATCTCGCTGTGCTCCTTCACTACTTATGCGCTCTCGCACAATATCGGCGCGTCGGTGTTCTCCGGCGCCGTGGTGCGCTACCGGGCCTATTCCACCAAGGGCCTGACGGCTGGTCAGGTGGCGGTGCTGGTGGTGCTGTGCTCCTACACCTTCGGCCTGGGCACAGTGCTGCTCACCGGCCTTTTGCTCACCTATCAGCCGAGCCTGCTCGGCCGCCTTTCCGGCATGCTGCCGGAGATGCTCACCAATGAGCATACGGCGCTGATCATCGGCCTCTCCTGCCTCGGCGCCGTGGCGCTCTATGTCATCGGCTCGCTGATGCATTTCAAGCCGATCGATCTGGGCAAGATCCATGTGATGTATCCGCGGCCCGAGGTGATGATCCGGCAGATGTTCGCCGCGCCTCTGGAGCTGATCGGCGCCGCCGGCATTATTTATTTCGCTCTGCCGGAGGGCAGCGGCACGCCCTATATCGTCGTGCTCGGCACTTTCCTCCTGTCCTTTTCGGCGGCGCTGGTCTCCCATGCGCCCGGCGGGCTCGGCGTGTTCGAGCTCATCTTCATCAAGGCCATGCCGGATGTGCCGCGGCTCAAGGTGCTGACCGCGCTCCTGGTGTTCCGCCTGCTCTATCTCATCGTGCCGCTGCTGTTCGCGCTCGTCGTCGTGCTGGTGTTCGAGCGCGGACGTCTCGCCGAAACCTTGCGCGGCCGCGCCGATAGCGAGAACTGA
- the pssA gene encoding CDP-diacylglycerol--serine O-phosphatidyltransferase produces the protein MTEPSSFDAGPESRDAQLSPSERRRLRFRNIPIRVVLPNLVTLLALSMGLTAIRYATEGKFDTAVTAVIAAAVLDGLDGRIARALKGTSRFGAELDSLADFVDFGVAPALLLYLWSLHEIKGLGWFAALVFAIAGALRLARFNVTVDDPGRPAWHSDFFVGMPAPAGAVTVLLPLYLNLSVVDLPGSKALVPLFIIYVLAIAFLMASRIPHFSGKRIGRIPREYVILVLFCVGVTALLLAIYPMETLVLASLAYLAAIPFGVKRYKELERQEAERAAEKARPA, from the coding sequence ATGACCGAACCTTCGTCCTTCGACGCCGGCCCCGAGAGCCGGGACGCGCAATTGTCGCCCTCGGAACGGCGCCGGCTGCGTTTCCGCAACATTCCGATCCGCGTGGTGCTGCCCAATCTGGTGACGCTTCTGGCGCTCTCAATGGGCCTCACCGCCATACGCTACGCCACGGAAGGCAAGTTCGACACGGCCGTGACCGCCGTCATCGCCGCCGCCGTGCTGGACGGGCTCGACGGCCGCATCGCGCGCGCGCTCAAAGGCACGTCGCGCTTCGGCGCGGAACTCGACTCGCTCGCCGATTTCGTCGATTTCGGCGTTGCGCCTGCGCTTCTGCTCTATCTCTGGTCGCTTCACGAGATCAAAGGGCTCGGCTGGTTCGCGGCGCTCGTCTTCGCCATCGCCGGCGCGCTGCGCCTCGCCCGCTTCAACGTCACCGTGGACGATCCGGGACGCCCGGCCTGGCATTCGGATTTCTTCGTCGGCATGCCGGCGCCCGCCGGCGCCGTGACCGTGCTGCTGCCGCTCTATCTCAATCTCTCGGTGGTCGATCTGCCCGGCTCCAAGGCGCTGGTTCCGCTCTTCATCATCTATGTGCTGGCCATCGCCTTTCTGATGGCGAGCCGCATTCCGCATTTCTCCGGCAAGCGCATCGGCCGCATTCCGCGCGAATATGTCATTCTCGTGCTGTTCTGCGTCGGCGTGACGGCGCTGCTGCTCGCCATCTATCCAATGGAGACCCTGGTGCTGGCGAGCCTCGCCTATCTCGCCGCCATCCCCTTCGGCGTGAAGCGCTACAAGGAACTGGAGCGGCAGGAGGCGGAGAGAGCGGCGGAGAAAGCGCGGCCAGCCTGA
- a CDS encoding DUF1153 domain-containing protein — MTETHRPRVKYVIGPDGSPLTVADLPPPTTKRWVIRRKAEVVAAVRGGLLSLEEACTRYTLTVDEFLSWQMSIDQHGLAGLRTTRLQQYRM; from the coding sequence ATGACCGAGACGCATCGTCCGCGTGTCAAATATGTCATCGGCCCAGATGGCAGCCCATTGACCGTCGCGGATCTGCCCCCGCCCACGACCAAGCGTTGGGTGATACGCCGCAAGGCCGAAGTGGTCGCGGCGGTGCGCGGCGGGCTCCTCTCCCTCGAGGAGGCTTGCACCCGCTACACGCTGACGGTGGACGAGTTTCTGAGCTGGCAGATGTCGATCGACCAGCATGGTCTCGCCGGATTGCGGACGACCCGCCTTCAGCAATACCGCATGTGA
- a CDS encoding acyl carrier protein, with protein sequence MIDLVRQAIDENGLLPAPACDIADNADLYELGLTSFAAVRIMLALEDAYGVQFPEHMLRRRNFASIAAIVSCLHALERKAA encoded by the coding sequence GTGATCGACCTCGTTCGGCAAGCGATCGACGAGAATGGACTCCTGCCCGCGCCCGCCTGCGACATAGCGGACAACGCCGACCTCTATGAGCTCGGCCTCACCTCATTCGCGGCGGTCAGAATCATGCTCGCGCTCGAGGACGCCTATGGCGTCCAATTCCCGGAGCATATGCTGCGCCGTCGCAATTTCGCCTCCATCGCCGCCATCGTCTCCTGCCTGCATGCGCTGGAGCGCAAGGCGGCTTGA
- the pqqB gene encoding pyrroloquinoline quinone biosynthesis protein PqqB: MFIKILGSGAGGGFPQWNCNCANCRAVREGRPGFSARTQSSLAVSANGVDFALLNASPDLRQQIAQAPQLSPGPQDGLRASPIKSVVLTNGDVDHVAGLLNLREAQAFSIYSSGRILNVLAGNRIFDILVPELVTRVEFPFDEAIPLHGAGVDLGLAVKAFPVHGKIALWLEDKSVAGFGTQVGDTLGVEIIETATGKSCFYIPGCAKIDEPLRERLRGASAVFFDGTLFHENEMIEQGLLGKTGSRMGHVNMSGEDGSMKAFEDLSVARKIYVHINNSNPTLDASSKERAIVNAAGWEIGADGMEVTL, translated from the coding sequence ATGTTCATCAAGATACTCGGATCGGGCGCCGGCGGCGGCTTCCCGCAATGGAACTGCAATTGCGCCAATTGCCGCGCCGTGCGCGAAGGCCGGCCCGGCTTTTCGGCGCGCACGCAATCCTCGCTCGCGGTCAGCGCCAATGGCGTCGATTTCGCGCTGCTCAACGCCTCGCCGGATTTGCGCCAGCAGATCGCGCAAGCGCCGCAGCTCTCGCCCGGGCCGCAAGATGGTCTGCGCGCGAGCCCGATCAAATCCGTCGTGCTGACCAATGGCGACGTCGATCACGTCGCCGGCCTGCTGAACCTTCGCGAGGCGCAGGCCTTCTCGATCTATTCATCGGGGCGCATATTGAATGTGCTCGCCGGCAATCGCATCTTCGACATTCTGGTCCCCGAGCTGGTGACGCGCGTCGAATTTCCCTTCGACGAGGCGATCCCGCTGCATGGCGCCGGCGTCGATCTCGGCCTCGCGGTGAAGGCCTTTCCCGTCCATGGCAAGATCGCGCTATGGCTCGAGGACAAGAGCGTCGCGGGTTTCGGCACGCAGGTGGGCGACACGCTCGGCGTCGAGATCATCGAGACCGCGACGGGCAAGAGCTGCTTCTATATTCCCGGCTGCGCGAAGATCGACGAGCCGCTGCGGGAACGCCTGCGCGGCGCGAGCGCCGTCTTCTTCGATGGAACATTATTCCATGAGAATGAGATGATCGAGCAAGGATTGCTCGGCAAGACCGGCTCCCGCATGGGCCATGTGAATATGAGCGGCGAGGACGGCTCGATGAAAGCCTTCGAGGATCTGTCCGTCGCGCGCAAAATCTATGTGCACATCAACAACTCCAATCCGACGCTCGACGCTTCCTCCAAGGAACGCGCCATCGTGAATGCGGCCGGATGGGAGATCGGCGCGGACGGCATGGAGGTGACGCTATGA
- the pqqC gene encoding pyrroloquinoline-quinone synthase PqqC: MNDFSTAEWHDAPPLSKEAFEAAIRAVGEERYHDKHPFHKMLHGGKLSKGQVQAWALNRYCYQEAVPRKDAAFMSRVHDRELRREWIHRIHDHDGLGEEGGGIERWLVLTDGLGLSRDYVTSRKGALPATKFAVEAYVRFVVEQPLVIAVASSLTELFAPAIHRERIAGMLENYNFVDDSVMAYFKRRLAQAPRDSDFALSYILQHAYTRAEQEACVGAVRFKCDVLWAQLDALYQAYVTGLIPPGAFTPGEK, encoded by the coding sequence ATGAACGACTTCTCGACGGCCGAGTGGCACGACGCTCCTCCCTTGTCGAAGGAGGCCTTCGAGGCCGCGATCCGCGCCGTCGGCGAGGAGCGCTATCACGACAAGCATCCCTTCCATAAGATGCTGCATGGCGGAAAGCTGAGCAAAGGCCAGGTGCAGGCCTGGGCGCTCAATCGCTATTGCTATCAGGAGGCCGTGCCGCGAAAGGACGCCGCCTTCATGAGCCGCGTGCACGACCGCGAATTGCGGCGCGAATGGATTCACCGCATCCACGATCACGACGGATTGGGCGAGGAAGGCGGCGGCATAGAGCGCTGGCTCGTGCTCACCGACGGACTCGGCCTCTCGCGCGATTACGTCACTTCGCGCAAGGGCGCGCTGCCGGCGACCAAATTCGCCGTTGAGGCCTATGTGCGCTTCGTCGTCGAGCAGCCGCTCGTCATTGCGGTGGCGTCCTCGCTGACGGAGCTGTTCGCGCCGGCGATCCATCGCGAGCGCATCGCGGGAATGCTCGAGAATTACAATTTCGTCGATGATTCCGTGATGGCCTATTTCAAGCGCCGTCTCGCCCAGGCGCCGCGCGACAGCGATTTCGCTCTGTCGTATATTCTCCAGCACGCCTATACGCGAGCGGAGCAGGAAGCCTGCGTCGGGGCCGTGCGCTTCAAATGCGACGTGCTATGGGCGCAGCTCGACGCGCTCTATCAGGCCTATGTGACCGGCCTCATCCCGCCCGGCGCGTTTACGCCGGGAGAGAAGTGA
- a CDS encoding cupin domain-containing protein, with amino-acid sequence MRRAHAIIAAAGVAALLSAAPSGADHVGTHKVLLPGDIPFTAGPPSLPAGAEAAVLYGDPAKDGIFVMRLKAPAGYRIPPHTHPKAEVVSIVSGRMRLGLGPAADRASVEELPAGAFSIMPPGVAHYAFFDAETVLQIDAMGPWSIDYVNAKDDPRNQIAPAQR; translated from the coding sequence ATGAGACGCGCCCATGCGATCATTGCGGCGGCCGGGGTCGCCGCGCTCCTTTCGGCGGCGCCGTCGGGCGCCGACCATGTGGGGACGCATAAGGTCCTCCTGCCGGGCGACATTCCCTTCACGGCCGGCCCGCCGTCGCTGCCGGCAGGAGCGGAGGCCGCCGTCCTCTATGGCGATCCCGCCAAGGACGGCATCTTCGTGATGCGGCTGAAGGCGCCCGCGGGCTATCGCATTCCGCCGCATACGCATCCCAAGGCGGAGGTCGTCTCGATCGTTTCCGGGCGCATGCGGCTCGGCCTCGGTCCGGCGGCGGATCGGGCGAGCGTCGAGGAGCTGCCCGCGGGCGCCTTCTCCATCATGCCGCCGGGCGTGGCGCATTACGCCTTCTTCGACGCGGAGACGGTGCTCCAGATCGACGCCATGGGGCCTTGGAGCATCGACTACGTCAATGCCAAGGACGATCCGCGCAATCAGATCGCGCCAGCGCAGCGGTGA
- a CDS encoding malonic semialdehyde reductase: MAQNDISQETLSAEALAQLFTEARTHNGWADREVPDALLQQALRLALWGPTSANCLPARFLFIRSAEAKARLAPALSPGNLDKTLAAPATAIVAHDTQFYEHLPRLYPATDARAWFVGNAPLIETTAFRNGTLQGAYFLLALRAVGLDAGPMSGFDNAKVDAEFFPGGTVKSNFLINIGYGDPAKLYPRGPRFAFEEVASIL; the protein is encoded by the coding sequence ATGGCGCAAAACGACATTTCGCAGGAAACTCTGAGCGCCGAGGCGCTCGCGCAGCTCTTCACCGAAGCGCGCACCCATAATGGCTGGGCGGATCGCGAGGTTCCCGACGCCCTGCTCCAGCAGGCGCTGCGGCTCGCGCTATGGGGGCCGACCAGCGCCAATTGCCTGCCGGCGCGCTTCCTCTTCATACGTTCGGCGGAGGCCAAGGCGCGGCTGGCGCCGGCGCTGTCCCCCGGCAATCTCGACAAGACGCTCGCCGCACCGGCGACGGCGATCGTCGCCCATGACACGCAATTCTACGAGCATCTGCCGCGCCTCTATCCCGCGACCGACGCGCGCGCCTGGTTCGTCGGCAACGCCCCGCTCATCGAGACGACGGCCTTTCGCAATGGCACGCTGCAGGGCGCCTATTTTTTGCTGGCGCTGCGCGCCGTCGGGCTCGACGCCGGGCCGATGAGCGGCTTCGACAATGCGAAGGTGGACGCCGAATTCTTCCCCGGCGGGACGGTGAAGTCCAATTTCCTCATCAACATCGGCTATGGCGATCCGGCGAAACTCTATCCGCGGGGTCCGCGTTTCGCCTTTGAGGAGGTCGCCTCGATCCTGTGA